The Mus musculus strain C57BL/6J chromosome 2, GRCm38.p6 C57BL/6J genome has a window encoding:
- the 3300002I08Rik gene encoding zinc finger protein family member isoform X3, with protein MLETYRNLAAIGYSWEDHNPEEHFQSSRRHGRHEKSHIEEKPSEFTQCGKGFAYHTHPQGHQQIHTGEKPYECKQCGKSFACQSGLQQHKKTHHGEKSYECKRCGKAFACQSDLQQHKRTHTGEKSYECNQCDKAFALRCHLRRHQRIHTVEKPYKCNQCGKFFAQSNHFVRHKRTHTGEKPYECNQCDKAFACQTSLLYHKRTHSGEKLYVCNECGKAFVLQSYLQIHKRTHTGEKPFGCDQCDKAFAQNSHLLTHKRTHTGEKPFGCDQCDKAFAQNSHLLTHKRTHTGEKPYECEQCGKAFASNSNLQVHKKMHTGEKPYECKQCGKAFGYQSGLQKHKRTHTGEKPYECNQCDKAFACQASLLNHKRSHTGEKPYECSECGKAFVLPRYLQIHKRTHTGEKPFECDQCDKAFARNTLLLKHKRIHTGQKAYGCKQCGKAFANHSNLQVHKRTHTGEKPYECKQCGKAFGCQSGLQYHKRTQHIQERNPMTVINVI; from the coding sequence GCATGAAAAAAGTCATATTGAAGAGAAGCCCTCTGAATTTACTCAATGTGGTAAAGGCTTTGCATATCATACCCATCCTCAAGGGCATCAacaaattcatactggagagaaaccctatgaatgtaagcaatgtggtaaatCGTTTGCATGTCAGAGTGGTCTCCAACAGCATAAAAAAACACATCATGGAGAGAAATCTTATGAATGTAAAcgatgtggtaaagcctttgcatgtcaaaGTGATCTGCAAcagcataaaagaacacatactggagagaaatcctatgaatgtaaccagtgtgataaagcctttgctcTTCGCTGTCATCTTCGAAGGCATCAAAGAATTCATACTgtagagaaaccctataaatgtaatcaatgtggtaaattCTTTGCACAAAGCAACCATTTTGTacgacataaaagaacacatactggagagaaaccctatgaatgtaatcaatgtgataaagcctttgcatgtcaaaCTAGTCTCctgtatcataaaagaacacattctggagagaaactctatgtctgtaatgaatgtggcaaagcctttgtaCTTCAAAGTTATCTTcagatacataaaagaacacatactggagagaaaccctttggATGTGACCAGTGTGATAAGGCATTTGCACAAAACAGTCATCTCCTaacacataaaagaacacatactggagagaaaccctttggATGTGACCAGTGTGATAAGGCATTTGCACAAAACAGTCATCTCTTAACACATAAAAgaactcatactggagagaaaccctatgaatgtgagcaatgtggcaaagcctttgcaagtAATAGTAATCTGCAAGTGCATAAAAAAatgcacactggagagaaaccctatgaatgtaagcagtgtggtaaagcctttgggTATCAAAGTGGTCTGCAAAAGCATAAacgaacacatactggagagaaaccctatgaatgtaatcagtgtgataaGGCATTTGCATGTCAAGCTAGTCTCCTGAATCATAAACGATCACACACTGGTGAGAAGCCATATGAATGTAgtgaatgtggtaaagcctttgtactTCCCCGttatcttcaaatacataaaaggacacatactggagagaaaccctttgaatgtgaccaatgtgataaagcctttgctcGAAACACTCTTCtcctaaaacataaaagaatacatactggacaGAAAGCCTATGGATGCaagcaatgtggcaaagcctttgcaaaTCACAGTAATCTCCAAgtgcataaaagaacacatactggagagaagccctacgaATGTaagcagtgtggtaaagcctttgggTGTCAAAGTGGTCtgcaatatcataaaagaacacaacacatacaggagagaaaccctatgactgTAATCAATGTGATCTAG